Proteins found in one Candidatus Nitrosopelagicus brevis genomic segment:
- a CDS encoding sialidase family protein: MQIRKYVILGLFAAILLYVPSSGYANAESVPNWVKTNAGWWASGDIDQQSFIQGIEYLVNQGIISVPVQKVSGEKSETVPDWIKNTAGWWAEDAISDAEFVRAVEFLVAENIISVQVDALNEIKMPTSIGKTITLAKSPEGTNFEEREMDYYDEDKYKFAKKHGDGMAYPGVVIDGDRSAVHVTYADTVNGETNILFTSTYDGGNTWTDPTIVNEPGKASRPHMAGGAMLQVGPDGEIYALYGHSIKNQKVMDEGFGHGYTYTILARSDDGGKTWPMHTLIGDPNTHYHDAANGMMHSKTFESFSIRDDGRVYVAWLDSRGQQNGGYTTGQVRMQYSDTNGESFSKSVIVKNKVCPCCATDICSKTTGETFVQYRNIVGNYGEPNYRDIVVSKSDDHGAVWNPPELVGDDGYETNGCAHTVSSMALDSNGYLHAAWYTGGRSNAEGPGLYYAVSKDDAETWSYPLKVWGETFFPPAHIKITVGTDDVPRMAWSDRTVDGGAVYTAAVNPNNGKLTEAQKVGVGDNAWISSVGGVTAMTWNSSSVWVDEDKLDEDGVFEDWKDGQYSGGNVKDKQTKGEIFVKIWDDRL; this comes from the coding sequence ATGCAAATACGAAAGTATGTAATACTAGGTTTATTCGCAGCAATACTCCTATACGTTCCAAGTTCAGGTTATGCAAACGCAGAATCTGTTCCAAACTGGGTTAAGACTAACGCAGGTTGGTGGGCAAGTGGAGATATTGATCAACAATCGTTTATTCAAGGAATTGAATATCTGGTGAACCAAGGAATAATCTCGGTCCCTGTCCAAAAAGTTTCTGGTGAAAAATCTGAAACTGTACCTGACTGGATTAAAAATACCGCAGGATGGTGGGCAGAAGATGCAATCTCTGATGCTGAATTTGTTAGAGCAGTAGAGTTTCTAGTTGCTGAGAATATTATTTCTGTACAAGTTGATGCATTAAATGAAATTAAGATGCCAACCTCCATCGGAAAAACAATAACTCTTGCAAAGTCTCCTGAAGGAACAAACTTTGAAGAAAGAGAAATGGACTATTACGATGAAGACAAGTACAAGTTTGCAAAAAAACATGGTGATGGAATGGCATATCCTGGTGTAGTTATTGATGGTGACAGAAGTGCAGTACATGTTACTTATGCTGATACCGTTAATGGAGAGACCAATATTTTATTTACATCAACATATGATGGCGGAAACACTTGGACCGACCCAACAATTGTTAATGAACCTGGTAAAGCAAGCCGACCTCACATGGCCGGTGGTGCAATGTTGCAAGTAGGACCAGATGGTGAAATTTATGCACTGTATGGTCACTCTATCAAAAACCAAAAAGTCATGGATGAAGGATTTGGACACGGTTATACCTACACAATCCTTGCACGTTCTGATGACGGTGGAAAAACATGGCCAATGCACACATTGATTGGTGATCCTAATACTCACTATCATGATGCTGCAAATGGAATGATGCATTCAAAAACATTTGAAAGCTTTTCTATTCGTGATGATGGACGTGTTTACGTTGCATGGCTAGACTCTAGAGGTCAACAAAATGGTGGGTATACAACCGGACAAGTACGTATGCAATATTCTGACACTAATGGAGAATCATTTTCAAAATCTGTTATAGTCAAAAACAAAGTTTGTCCATGTTGTGCAACTGATATTTGTTCAAAAACTACAGGTGAAACATTTGTTCAATATAGAAATATAGTTGGAAATTACGGTGAGCCAAATTATCGTGATATTGTTGTCTCAAAATCTGATGACCACGGCGCAGTTTGGAATCCACCAGAACTTGTAGGTGATGACGGATATGAGACCAATGGATGTGCTCATACAGTTTCCTCAATGGCTCTTGATAGCAATGGCTACTTGCATGCCGCATGGTATACAGGCGGTCGTTCTAATGCAGAAGGACCTGGTCTTTATTATGCAGTAAGCAAAGATGATGCTGAAACATGGTCTTATCCACTAAAAGTCTGGGGTGAAACATTCTTCCCTCCTGCACATATCAAAATTACTGTAGGCACAGATGATGTACCAAGAATGGCATGGTCTGATAGAACAGTTGATGGTGGTGCAGTCTACACCGCAGCAGTTAATCCAAATAATGGAAAACTCACTGAAGCACAAAAAGTTGGTGTTGGTGACAATGCTTGGATAAGTTCTGTAGGGGGTGTTACCGCAATGACTTGGAATAGTTCAAGCGTTTGGGTAGATGAAGACAAACTCGACGAAGATGGTGTTTTCGAAGACTGGAAGGATGGTCAATATTCTGGTGGAAACGTCAAGGATAAACAGACTAAAGGTGAAATCTTTGTTAAAATCTGGGATGACCGATTATAG
- a CDS encoding redoxin domain-containing protein — MLKSGMTDYRKILFLTFSILLFTSSVSVAYAQDEPKTYPNYRAYDYDGNTVRLTDFEGQVVLLNVWATWCIECLEEMPYLNELNKEYSPSGLKTLSVSIDTISPDIVKEFADDMDMTTEIWYDPRNNATREFRMMGPPITLLINGNGELIHEWKGPIFEGTDVEMRIESALGLTGIEESQEQIQNFELSQMDQLSIGVAFAAGLLSFLSPCVLPLIPAYASFITGMSLRDLSNAQSSGKPGKFNQDEITESTTGHEEVIGQSASKFRIQTMVLSKGLLFVLGFSIIFVILGSAVSYAGTMFDEATLWVERIGGIVLITFGLHLIGILKLNKLNMQKSMNFQNRSTKNIGSLFVGMAFGAGWTPCIGPILAGILTMAATSSSWGAGTSLLIAYSAGLAIPFIISALAIDRFMTFFNKIKRWIGWIERGSGILLIGIGGLLLTGSLSVLASYFPNTEINLDSLLHPMSTLKHSS; from the coding sequence TTGTTAAAATCTGGGATGACCGATTATAGGAAAATCCTATTTCTCACTTTTTCTATTCTCTTATTCACGTCTAGCGTAAGCGTCGCTTATGCTCAAGATGAACCAAAAACATATCCAAATTATCGTGCATATGATTATGATGGAAATACTGTAAGACTTACTGACTTTGAAGGGCAAGTTGTATTGCTAAATGTTTGGGCAACTTGGTGTATCGAATGTTTAGAAGAGATGCCATATCTTAATGAACTTAACAAAGAATATTCTCCATCCGGCCTTAAGACACTCAGTGTAAGTATTGATACCATATCTCCTGATATTGTAAAAGAATTTGCTGATGACATGGATATGACCACTGAAATTTGGTATGATCCTCGAAATAATGCCACTCGTGAATTTAGAATGATGGGTCCTCCTATCACACTTTTGATCAACGGAAATGGTGAACTGATTCATGAATGGAAAGGTCCAATTTTTGAAGGAACCGATGTTGAAATGCGAATTGAAAGTGCATTAGGGTTAACAGGAATTGAAGAATCACAAGAACAAATACAGAACTTTGAATTATCTCAAATGGATCAACTTAGTATAGGTGTAGCATTTGCCGCAGGTTTGTTGAGTTTCTTATCTCCTTGCGTTTTACCATTAATTCCAGCATATGCTTCATTTATCACAGGAATGAGTTTGAGAGATTTATCTAATGCACAAAGTTCTGGCAAACCTGGAAAGTTTAATCAAGATGAAATTACTGAATCTACAACTGGTCATGAGGAAGTCATAGGCCAATCTGCATCAAAATTCAGAATACAAACAATGGTATTGTCAAAAGGACTTTTGTTTGTTTTAGGATTTTCAATAATTTTTGTCATATTGGGTTCTGCTGTTTCTTATGCAGGAACAATGTTTGACGAAGCAACATTGTGGGTTGAAAGAATTGGCGGAATCGTACTAATTACATTTGGACTTCATTTGATTGGAATTTTAAAGCTTAACAAATTGAATATGCAAAAATCAATGAACTTCCAAAATCGCTCTACAAAAAATATTGGTTCATTATTTGTAGGAATGGCATTTGGTGCAGGATGGACTCCTTGCATTGGTCCGATTCTTGCTGGAATTCTAACGATGGCTGCTACTAGTTCTAGTTGGGGTGCAGGAACATCTCTTCTCATAGCATATTCTGCAGGACTTGCGATTCCATTTATCATATCTGCATTAGCAATTGATCGTTTTATGACATTCTTTAACAAAATAAAACGCTGGATTGGTTGGATTGAACGCGGTAGTGGAATATTGCTCATAGGAATTGGTGGATTACTACTCACCGGCTCATTATCAGTACTTGCATCGTATTTCCCAAATACTGAGATTAACCTTGATTCACTTTTGCATCCAATGTCTACTCTAAAACATTCTAGTTAG